A stretch of the Corynebacterium maris DSM 45190 genome encodes the following:
- a CDS encoding phosphatidylinositol mannoside acyltransferase — MEDVTRLLRDRDFAAAGYLAGWSIVRKLPAPVAARLFRFGADRVSDDGKGLEMLRRNLSRVVGPENVTRELVRDAMRSYARYWLEAFRLPTLTDDEKLHARLTEGVVGREAFDASVQSGRGVILTLPHSGNWDMAGTWLVKNYGQFATVAERVKPEVLFNAFVEFRESLGFEVLPLTGGQRPPFDRLREVLEQGGIVCLLGERDLKQTGVEVDFFGEKTTMPAGSAQLALETGAALHVVHSWFYEDDDGPGWGLSASDEVEVTDLPATVQRIADLFAANIAAHPEDWHMLQPQWTVDVDEAKAARRARRQRAERERKG; from the coding sequence ATGGAGGATGTCACCCGCCTGCTGCGTGACCGCGACTTTGCGGCGGCCGGCTACCTGGCGGGATGGTCGATCGTGCGCAAGCTGCCGGCCCCCGTGGCCGCCCGGCTGTTTCGGTTCGGCGCTGACCGGGTCAGCGACGACGGCAAGGGACTGGAGATGCTGCGGCGTAATCTCAGCCGCGTCGTGGGGCCGGAAAACGTCACCCGGGAACTGGTGCGCGACGCCATGCGCTCCTACGCCCGCTACTGGCTGGAGGCCTTCCGGCTGCCGACGCTGACCGACGACGAGAAGCTGCACGCCCGGCTGACTGAGGGGGTGGTCGGCCGCGAGGCCTTCGATGCGTCGGTGCAGTCGGGCAGGGGCGTGATCCTGACCCTGCCGCACTCCGGTAACTGGGACATGGCCGGCACGTGGCTGGTCAAAAACTACGGACAATTCGCCACCGTCGCGGAAAGAGTCAAGCCTGAAGTCTTGTTCAACGCCTTCGTCGAGTTCCGCGAGTCCCTCGGCTTCGAGGTTCTCCCTCTCACGGGCGGACAGCGGCCGCCCTTCGACAGGCTCCGCGAAGTGCTGGAGCAAGGCGGAATCGTGTGCCTGCTGGGCGAGCGCGACCTCAAACAAACCGGCGTGGAAGTCGATTTCTTCGGGGAGAAGACCACGATGCCGGCGGGCAGCGCCCAGCTGGCCCTCGAAACCGGCGCCGCCCTGCACGTCGTGCACTCCTGGTTCTACGAGGACGACGACGGCCCAGGGTGGGGGCTGAGCGCCTCCGATGAAGTGGAGGTCACCGACCTGCCGGCCACCGTGCAGCGCATCGCGGATCTCTTCGCGGCCAACATCGCCGCCCACCCGGAGGACTGGCACATGCTGCAGCCGCAGTGGACCGTCGACGTCGACGAGGCCAAGGCGGCCCGCCGGGCACGCCGTCAGCGGGCGGAACGCGAACGGAAAGGCTAG
- the pgsA gene encoding phosphatidylinositol phosphate synthase, with product MLSVHGRKPAAVVIEPVAKTLNRLGVSPNAVTIIGAVITTAIVVTLIPAGHLVWAAVLTGLFAAFDMVDGTMARLRGGGTRFGATLDATCDRITDGATFAAITWWLIYSYDAHPSLVAASLVVLIGSQVISYVKARGEASGFAMVGGLIERPERLIIGLVGIGLHGFGVPYAVDVAIWVLAAGSVFTVVQRIAMAWNDPKAMDEAAAPAGTKDAAAHDHSWSVDTKEK from the coding sequence ATGCTTAGCGTCCACGGGCGAAAGCCGGCGGCGGTCGTCATTGAGCCGGTGGCCAAAACGCTGAACCGGTTGGGCGTCTCCCCGAACGCGGTCACGATCATCGGCGCGGTGATCACCACCGCCATCGTCGTGACGCTCATTCCGGCGGGGCACCTGGTGTGGGCCGCGGTGCTCACCGGGCTGTTCGCGGCCTTCGACATGGTCGACGGCACCATGGCGCGGCTGCGCGGCGGCGGTACCCGGTTCGGGGCGACGCTGGACGCGACCTGCGACCGCATCACCGACGGGGCGACCTTCGCCGCCATCACCTGGTGGCTGATCTACTCCTATGACGCCCATCCTTCCCTGGTGGCGGCGTCGCTGGTGGTGCTCATCGGTTCGCAGGTGATCAGCTACGTCAAGGCCAGGGGAGAGGCCTCCGGCTTTGCCATGGTCGGCGGGCTGATCGAACGCCCCGAGCGCCTCATCATCGGCCTCGTCGGCATCGGCCTCCACGGCTTTGGCGTTCCCTACGCCGTCGACGTGGCCATCTGGGTGCTGGCCGCGGGCAGCGTCTTCACCGTCGTCCAGCGCATCGCGATGGCCTGGAACGACCCGAAGGCGATGGACGAGGCGGCGGCCCCGGCGGGGACGAAGGACGCGGCAGCACACGATCATTCCTGGTCCGTCGACACGAAGGAGAAGTAG
- a CDS encoding HIT family protein — MPHADNATESAGQPERRVVDHGVGKDDELQRLWAPYRSAYLAESPRMNGNDVEDPGDPFLDAPQRSDEESLIIARGEHVYVILNLYPYNAGHLMVIPYRKVSELEDLTAEEDLEVMAFTKRAIRVLKRVSNPEAFNVGFNLGSASGGSVGDHLHLHVVPRWSGDANFVTVIGKTKVLPQLLRDTRALLARGWAEIEAADA, encoded by the coding sequence TTGCCGCACGCCGATAACGCCACCGAATCCGCTGGCCAGCCCGAGCGGCGCGTCGTCGACCACGGAGTCGGCAAGGACGATGAGCTGCAGCGCCTGTGGGCGCCGTACCGCTCGGCGTACCTGGCGGAATCCCCGCGGATGAACGGCAACGACGTCGAAGACCCCGGCGACCCTTTCCTCGACGCGCCTCAACGCTCCGACGAAGAGTCGCTGATCATCGCCCGCGGCGAGCACGTCTACGTGATCCTGAACCTCTACCCGTACAACGCGGGCCATCTGATGGTCATCCCGTACCGGAAAGTCTCCGAGCTGGAGGACCTGACGGCCGAGGAGGACCTGGAGGTGATGGCGTTCACCAAACGCGCCATCCGCGTGCTCAAGCGGGTGTCCAACCCGGAAGCCTTCAACGTGGGCTTCAACCTGGGCTCCGCCTCCGGCGGTTCGGTCGGCGACCACCTGCACCTGCATGTGGTGCCGAGGTGGTCCGGTGACGCGAACTTCGTCACCGTGATCGGCAAAACCAAAGTGTTGCCGCAGTTGTTGCGGGACACCCGCGCCCTGCTCGCCCGCGGATGGGCCGAGATTGAGGCCGCTGATGCTTAG
- the thrS gene encoding threonine--tRNA ligase codes for MTNVDPRQAEVPAPFTVPAGTAVGAAMRELELPNKGPEAIVCVKDAEGELKDLSHVPDAEAEFTPVPAYTEDGRSVIRHSCAHVLAQAVQLEFPGTKLGIGPAIDNGFYYDFQVAEPFTPEDLKAIEKRMKKIIKSGQRFERRVYASTEAAAEELADEPFKLELVRDKGNVDPDSDEATEVGAGDLTAYDNINPRTNEIEWSDLCRGPHIPTTRYIPAFTLTRSSAAYWRGDQDNAGLQRIYGTAWEDKEKLEEYQTMLAEAEKRDHRRLGTELDLFSFPDEIGSGLPVFHPNGAIVRLEMEEHSRRRHLEAGYSFVNTPHATKADLFEKSGHLGFYKEGMFPPLQLDAEYDDDGNETKPGQDYYLKPMNCPMHNLIFDSRGRSYRELPLRLFEFGTVYRYEKSGVVHGLTRARGFTQDDAHIYCTEDQLEEELTTVLEFIISLLKDYGLDDFYLELSTRDPKKSVGSEEIWETSTEILERVATNSGLDLVPDPEGAAFYGPKISVQAKDAIGRTWQMSTVQLDFNLPERFDLEYTAPDGSKKQPIMIHRALFGSIERFFAVLLEHYAGAFPAWLAPQQVMGIPVAEDFAPHLEGVVAELRKRGVRADVDVSDDRMQKKIRNHTTGKIPFMLLAGGRDVEADAVSFRFLDGTQINGVPVAEAVDLIADWVGERINEQPSEEAIAARR; via the coding sequence ATGACTAACGTCGATCCCCGCCAGGCTGAGGTACCCGCACCGTTCACCGTCCCCGCCGGCACTGCCGTCGGCGCGGCGATGCGTGAGCTGGAGCTGCCGAACAAGGGACCCGAGGCCATCGTCTGCGTCAAGGACGCCGAGGGGGAGCTGAAGGATCTTTCCCACGTCCCGGACGCCGAGGCCGAATTCACCCCGGTCCCGGCGTATACCGAAGACGGCCGTTCCGTCATCCGGCACTCCTGCGCCCATGTTCTGGCCCAGGCCGTGCAGCTGGAGTTTCCCGGCACCAAGCTGGGCATCGGCCCGGCCATCGACAACGGCTTCTACTACGACTTCCAGGTCGCCGAGCCCTTCACTCCGGAGGATCTCAAGGCCATCGAGAAGCGGATGAAGAAGATCATCAAGTCCGGTCAGCGTTTCGAGCGCCGCGTCTACGCCTCCACCGAAGCCGCCGCCGAGGAACTCGCCGATGAGCCGTTCAAGCTCGAGCTGGTCCGGGACAAGGGCAACGTCGACCCTGATTCGGACGAGGCCACCGAAGTCGGCGCCGGTGACCTGACCGCCTACGACAACATCAACCCGCGCACCAACGAGATCGAGTGGTCTGACCTGTGCCGCGGCCCGCACATCCCGACGACCCGCTACATCCCGGCGTTCACCCTGACCCGTTCCTCCGCGGCCTACTGGCGCGGCGACCAGGACAACGCCGGCCTGCAGCGCATCTACGGCACCGCCTGGGAAGACAAGGAGAAACTGGAGGAGTACCAGACGATGCTCGCGGAGGCGGAAAAGCGCGATCACCGCCGCCTGGGCACCGAGCTGGACCTGTTCTCCTTCCCCGACGAGATCGGCTCCGGCCTGCCGGTGTTCCACCCCAACGGCGCGATCGTGCGCCTGGAGATGGAGGAGCACTCCCGCCGCCGCCACCTCGAGGCCGGCTACTCCTTCGTCAACACCCCGCACGCCACGAAGGCGGACCTTTTTGAGAAGTCCGGGCACCTCGGCTTCTACAAGGAGGGCATGTTCCCGCCACTGCAGCTCGACGCCGAATACGACGACGACGGCAACGAGACCAAGCCGGGCCAAGACTACTACCTCAAGCCCATGAACTGCCCGATGCACAACCTGATCTTCGATTCCCGCGGGCGCTCCTACCGTGAGCTGCCGCTGCGCTTGTTCGAGTTCGGCACCGTGTACCGCTACGAAAAATCCGGCGTCGTGCACGGCCTGACCCGGGCCCGCGGCTTCACCCAGGACGACGCCCACATCTACTGCACCGAGGATCAGCTGGAGGAAGAGCTGACCACGGTGCTGGAGTTCATCATCTCGCTGCTCAAGGACTACGGCCTGGACGACTTTTACCTGGAGTTGTCGACCCGCGACCCGAAGAAGTCCGTCGGTTCGGAAGAAATTTGGGAGACCTCCACCGAGATCCTGGAGCGCGTGGCCACCAACTCCGGCCTCGACCTGGTGCCGGACCCGGAGGGCGCCGCCTTCTACGGGCCGAAGATCTCCGTCCAGGCCAAGGACGCCATCGGCCGCACCTGGCAGATGTCCACCGTCCAGCTGGACTTCAACCTGCCGGAGCGCTTCGACCTGGAGTACACCGCGCCGGACGGCTCCAAGAAGCAGCCCATCATGATCCACCGCGCGCTCTTCGGCTCCATCGAGCGCTTCTTCGCCGTGCTGCTGGAGCACTACGCCGGCGCTTTCCCGGCGTGGCTGGCGCCGCAGCAGGTCATGGGCATCCCGGTGGCCGAGGACTTCGCCCCACACCTGGAGGGGGTGGTCGCGGAGCTGCGCAAGCGCGGCGTCCGCGCCGACGTCGACGTCTCCGACGACCGCATGCAGAAGAAGATCCGCAACCACACCACCGGCAAAATCCCGTTCATGCTGCTCGCCGGCGGCCGCGACGTGGAGGCGGACGCCGTGAGTTTCCGGTTCCTCGACGGCACCCAGATCAACGGCGTGCCAGTGGCCGAAGCCGTCGACCTGATCGCAGATTGGGTGGGCGAGCGCATCAACGAGCAACCGAGCGAGGAAGCCATTGCCGCACGCCGATAA
- a CDS encoding Dyp-type peroxidase — translation MSKKVRFSRRNFFAGVTTAAAASTLAACASEPDGDNPAAPPTEATGLRTATVDFDGPHQAGVATPAQAHLNLVGFNLHDDVDRDGVIRLMRSWSHDARALAVGEAPPGSLEPELVQAPANLTVTCGFGPRVFEIADLEAQRPDWLAPIPEFQRDQLEDAWGQSDVVLQICSDDPLTVSHTTRHMVRTSPRYAAPVWMQQGFLHAAGTREEGQTPRNLFGQKDGTANLTTDEEQLEHVWHGAEAPAWSQGGTAMVVRRVRMNMDTWEMLDRTSREESIGRTLDEGGPLSGGDEFTEPDYSATDEYGLPVIDAASHMARARPPADHPEQTMLRRSYNYDLPPVDGISNSGQVFICFQKNPDRQFTPVQARLDEQDRLNEWITHIGSAVYLLPPGTGAATGEDYWGQSLLERT, via the coding sequence ATGAGCAAGAAGGTCCGTTTCTCGCGGCGTAATTTCTTCGCGGGAGTCACCACCGCGGCCGCGGCGTCCACCCTGGCGGCGTGCGCCTCTGAACCGGACGGTGATAACCCGGCTGCGCCGCCGACGGAGGCCACGGGCCTGCGGACGGCCACCGTCGATTTCGACGGGCCGCACCAGGCGGGCGTCGCCACGCCCGCCCAGGCGCATCTCAACCTCGTGGGCTTCAACCTCCACGACGACGTCGACCGGGACGGGGTGATCCGTCTCATGCGCTCTTGGAGCCACGACGCCCGTGCCCTTGCCGTGGGGGAGGCCCCGCCCGGCAGTCTCGAGCCGGAATTGGTGCAGGCGCCGGCGAACCTGACCGTCACCTGCGGATTCGGTCCCCGCGTGTTCGAGATCGCCGACCTCGAGGCGCAACGCCCCGACTGGCTGGCGCCGATCCCCGAGTTTCAGCGCGATCAGCTCGAAGACGCCTGGGGGCAAAGCGACGTCGTCCTGCAGATCTGCTCGGATGACCCGCTCACCGTTTCCCACACCACCCGGCACATGGTGCGCACCAGCCCCAGGTACGCCGCGCCGGTGTGGATGCAGCAGGGCTTCCTCCACGCCGCCGGGACCAGGGAAGAAGGGCAAACCCCACGCAACCTCTTCGGCCAGAAGGACGGCACCGCCAACCTCACCACGGACGAAGAACAGCTGGAGCACGTCTGGCACGGTGCAGAAGCGCCCGCCTGGTCGCAGGGCGGCACCGCCATGGTGGTGCGCCGCGTCCGGATGAACATGGACACCTGGGAGATGCTCGACCGCACCTCCCGGGAAGAATCCATCGGCCGCACCCTCGATGAGGGCGGCCCGTTGTCCGGCGGCGATGAATTCACGGAGCCGGACTACTCCGCGACCGACGAATACGGGCTGCCCGTCATCGACGCCGCCAGCCATATGGCACGCGCCCGGCCGCCGGCGGACCACCCGGAGCAGACGATGCTGCGGCGTTCGTACAACTACGACCTGCCGCCGGTCGACGGGATCTCTAATTCGGGGCAGGTGTTCATCTGTTTCCAGAAGAACCCCGACCGGCAATTCACCCCGGTGCAGGCCCGGCTGGACGAGCAGGACCGCCTCAACGAGTGGATCACCCACATCGGCTCCGCGGTGTACTTGTTGCCGCCCGGGACGGGTGCGGCCACCGGGGAGGATTATTGGGGACAAAGTCTGCTCGAAAGAACGTGA